In Notolabrus celidotus isolate fNotCel1 chromosome 8, fNotCel1.pri, whole genome shotgun sequence, a genomic segment contains:
- the si:ch211-39i2.2 gene encoding DNA damage-inducible transcript 4-like protein — MVYTTALLFGHGVPVMSEEESVMEMIGKYFSELTSPGRKTSSARRGSVESCDETENNQPFTNLDAGLDYKEKKYMTKQIERCLTEAKASTLHCQVLLLPRHMTTRVGKDVVHSSADEPCGLRGASIKVYVEDKDGLRSVGSIHPDSSVTPTFELSVIFKADKNDGWPSLKHIFDTNKVLKLRPEYRLVKRKLYSSASPVTHEFN; from the exons ATGGTGTATACCACGGCTCTGCTCTTCGGACACGGAGTGCCCGTGATGTCGGAGGAGGAAAGTGTCATGGAGATGATAGGAAAGTATTTCTCCGAGCTCACGTCCCCGGGCCGGAAGACGAGCTCAGCCCGGAGGGGCAGCGTCGAAAGCTGCGATGAGACTGAGAACAACCAGCCAT TTACAAACTTGGATGCTGGTTTGGACTACAAAGAGAAGAAGTACATGACCAAGCAGATTGAGCGCTGTCTAACGGAGGCCAAAGCATCCACCCTTCACTGCCAGGTGCTGCTACTACCTCGCCACATGACCACCAGGGTGGGAAAGGACGTGGTGCACTCCTCTGCTGATGAGCCTTGTGGGCTCCGGGGCGCCTCCATCAAGGTCTATGTAGAAGACAAAGATGGCCTAAGGTCTGTGGGGAGCATCCACCCAGACTCAAGTGTCACCCCGACATTTGAACTGTCTGTAATCTTCAAGGCCGACAAGAATGATGGCTGGCCGTCACTGAAGCACATCTTTGATACCAACAAAGTGTTGAAGCTGAGACCAGAGTACAGGCTGGTGAAGAGGAAGCTCTACTCCTCTGCCAGCCCTGTTACTCATGAATTCAACTAG